A window from Mesorhizobium sp. WSM2240 encodes these proteins:
- a CDS encoding AI-2E family transporter, whose product MRDWALTEGRLRVLILAAATALGLYLCYLLALPFLPSLTWALVLSIMLLPMHRRIEARTGNAHLAATISVIVAAIAVVVPVLYVAQKLVVEAVEGAVYLERQLRGAEWRDAIAAYPRLATSVEWLEERLDFAGAAANLAEWLTVQGTSLVRGSVNQLINLLLTFYLLFYFLRDRQRAWRTLGDFSPLPRAATELVARRFMDTVHATIFGTLGVAAVQGTLSGLMFWWLGLPLPLFWGVVIGLLAIVPVLGAFVVWVPAAVFLVFEGHWIKALILTAWGAVIVGGIDNLLYPVLVGNRLKLHTVPALIGLIGGIILFGASGLVLGPAVIVVTLALVEILKRHYRREIIQHDNLSPRAGKAKQSGKTNPRA is encoded by the coding sequence ATGCGAGATTGGGCGCTGACAGAGGGCAGGCTCAGGGTACTGATCCTGGCGGCGGCGACGGCACTGGGGCTTTATCTGTGTTATCTGTTGGCGCTCCCCTTCCTGCCTTCACTGACTTGGGCGCTGGTTTTGAGCATAATGCTCTTGCCGATGCACCGCCGGATCGAGGCGCGCACCGGAAATGCCCATCTAGCGGCTACAATATCCGTCATCGTGGCTGCGATCGCGGTGGTCGTCCCCGTGCTCTATGTGGCGCAGAAACTCGTGGTCGAAGCGGTGGAAGGCGCCGTTTACCTGGAAAGGCAGCTTCGCGGCGCAGAATGGCGTGATGCAATCGCTGCGTATCCACGATTGGCAACAAGCGTGGAATGGCTCGAGGAGCGATTGGACTTCGCCGGAGCCGCTGCAAATCTCGCGGAATGGCTCACTGTACAGGGTACCTCGCTGGTGCGAGGCTCGGTCAATCAACTGATCAATCTACTGCTGACGTTTTATCTGCTCTTCTATTTCCTGCGCGACAGGCAGCGAGCCTGGCGGACGTTGGGCGACTTTTCTCCGCTTCCGCGTGCAGCGACTGAGTTGGTCGCGCGCCGGTTCATGGATACTGTTCACGCAACGATCTTCGGCACGCTGGGCGTTGCCGCCGTCCAGGGAACGCTGAGCGGATTGATGTTCTGGTGGTTGGGCCTACCGCTGCCGCTATTCTGGGGCGTGGTGATCGGCTTGCTTGCCATTGTGCCTGTGCTGGGTGCGTTCGTCGTCTGGGTGCCGGCGGCTGTGTTTCTGGTTTTCGAGGGCCATTGGATAAAGGCGCTGATTCTAACGGCATGGGGCGCCGTCATTGTCGGCGGCATCGACAACCTGCTCTACCCGGTCCTGGTGGGGAACCGGTTGAAACTTCACACCGTCCCGGCGCTGATAGGCCTTATTGGAGGCATAATCCTGTTCGGCGCTTCCGGGCTTGTCCTCGGACCGGCCGTGATCGTCGTCACTTTGGCGCTGGTGGAAATACTGAAGAGACATTACCGCCGTGAAATCATACAGCACGACAACTTGTCGCCACGCGCAGGGAAAGCGAAGCAAAGCGGCAAGACGAATCCCCGGGCGTGA
- a CDS encoding DUF2231 domain-containing protein produces the protein MPSPNFPHPQSTAVIAGHPIHAMLVPFPIVCFTLALVTDIAYWQTSYLMWQEFSAWLLLVGLAFGVLAAVFGAVDFLARREVRDQGPAWPHAIGNAIVLALAFVNNLVHSGDGWTAVVPYGLILSALTVLVMFVTAWLGASLVHVHGVGVRNYD, from the coding sequence ATGCCGTCGCCAAATTTCCCGCACCCGCAATCGACAGCCGTCATAGCGGGGCACCCGATCCATGCGATGCTGGTTCCGTTTCCTATCGTCTGCTTCACGCTGGCGCTGGTGACCGACATTGCCTATTGGCAAACCTCCTATCTGATGTGGCAGGAATTTTCGGCCTGGCTGCTACTGGTGGGGCTCGCGTTCGGTGTCCTTGCCGCCGTGTTCGGCGCCGTGGATTTCCTCGCCCGCCGCGAAGTCCGCGACCAGGGGCCGGCCTGGCCGCATGCCATCGGCAACGCCATCGTGCTGGCCCTGGCTTTCGTCAACAATCTCGTCCATTCCGGTGACGGCTGGACCGCTGTGGTTCCCTACGGGCTCATCCTTTCAGCACTGACAGTACTTGTGATGTTCGTGACTGCGTGGCTCGGCGCTTCGCTTGTTCATGTCCACGGTGTGGGAGTGCGCAACTATGATTGA
- a CDS encoding proline/glycine betaine ABC transporter permease, giving the protein MVSPSDFLTIPLDDWVNFFVKDWLVPNFRPAFRAMQWPITQVLNTLDGLLNAVPMVLFTVLLSLIAWRTAGRGVAIFTLIALVFIDMIGLWPETMTTLSMVVTAVFFCTVIGIPLGIAAAGSDRFQSMLRPVLDIMQTIPSFVYLVPIVMLFGVGMVPGIIATIIFALPPIIRLTNLGIRNVRGDLVEAATAFGATAWQTLWEVQFPLALRTVMAGLNQTLMLALSMVVIAALIGAGGLGLTVYTGLGRLDVGNATAGGIGIVLLAIILDRITQGLGEKRSVRTVSLAATLKSLFSPTALASGQTERAS; this is encoded by the coding sequence ATGGTCAGCCCATCTGACTTCCTCACCATACCACTGGACGATTGGGTCAACTTCTTTGTGAAAGATTGGCTGGTGCCGAATTTCCGCCCTGCGTTCCGGGCCATGCAGTGGCCGATCACGCAGGTGCTCAATACGCTCGACGGCCTCCTGAACGCGGTCCCTATGGTCCTGTTCACCGTCCTACTCTCGTTGATCGCCTGGCGAACAGCCGGACGAGGCGTCGCCATCTTCACGCTGATCGCGCTGGTCTTCATCGACATGATCGGGCTGTGGCCGGAAACCATGACGACGCTGTCCATGGTTGTTACGGCGGTATTCTTCTGTACGGTGATCGGCATTCCATTGGGGATCGCCGCCGCAGGCAGCGACCGCTTCCAGTCGATGCTTCGCCCCGTGCTCGACATCATGCAGACCATCCCCTCCTTCGTCTATCTGGTACCGATTGTGATGCTCTTCGGAGTTGGCATGGTGCCGGGCATCATCGCGACGATCATCTTCGCGCTGCCCCCCATCATACGCTTGACCAATCTGGGCATCCGCAACGTCCGTGGCGATCTCGTGGAGGCTGCGACCGCTTTCGGGGCGACGGCATGGCAGACTCTGTGGGAGGTGCAATTCCCGCTGGCGCTTCGAACCGTGATGGCGGGTCTGAACCAGACTCTGATGCTGGCGCTGTCGATGGTCGTGATTGCAGCTCTGATCGGCGCCGGCGGCCTCGGCCTTACGGTCTACACAGGTCTTGGTCGTCTCGATGTCGGTAACGCCACGGCCGGTGGCATCGGAATCGTGCTGCTGGCGATCATCCTTGACCGCATCACCCAAGGGCTCGGGGAGAAGCGCTCCGTCCGCACCGTGTCCCTGGCGGCGACATTGAAATCCCTGTTTTCGCCGACGGCGCTCGCCTCCGGCCAAACCGAACGGGCAAGCTGA
- a CDS encoding PQQ-dependent sugar dehydrogenase, which produces MIDRFRLIPASTLAGACLVALALTGCTDGGEDFDVSSQIGPDPVLPEPRTDLLPDLKIAEVVGWPEGETPAVPDGLTITAYASDLAHPRTVHTLPNGDVLVVQSRGPSGKPLSRPKDLIRGWIMSIAQGGGGEQKESNLITLLRDTNRDGQVDERRDLLTGLHSPFGVAWFDGTLYVAAADAILAYPYELGQTEIAAEPTVLTPLPGGPINHHWTKDLAMSPDGRFLYASVGSNSNVAERGLEAEKGRAAIWQVDRETGAARIYASGLRNPNGLTIHPETGVLWTVVNERDELGPNLVPDYLTSVQEGAFYGWPWSYYADHVDERVHPARPDMVEKAIAPDYALSSHVAALGLAFSNGSALPEPFTNGAFIGEHGSWNRNVFNGYKVVYVPFANGRPAGKAQDVVTGFIDGDQARGRPVGVAIDGTGALLIADDAGNTVWRVAAADGSITPEPIPSDRIATGVAGEAGTSPGVSPPPAGASVEPPSETQAPATQSPDAQPTAPAGDTSPPSGGAEAPTPSQTEIAPAVLPDRAVQEDPAQ; this is translated from the coding sequence ATGATTGATCGTTTCCGACTAATTCCTGCCTCCACTCTAGCCGGAGCCTGTCTTGTTGCGCTTGCCCTCACCGGCTGCACCGACGGTGGCGAGGATTTCGACGTCTCGAGCCAGATCGGTCCCGATCCGGTGCTGCCCGAGCCACGTACGGACCTCTTACCCGACCTGAAGATCGCCGAGGTGGTTGGCTGGCCGGAGGGCGAGACGCCAGCGGTACCCGATGGCCTCACCATCACTGCCTATGCCAGCGACCTCGCTCATCCGCGCACGGTGCACACGCTGCCGAACGGCGACGTGCTCGTCGTGCAATCGCGCGGGCCCTCGGGAAAGCCGCTTTCCCGCCCGAAGGACTTGATCCGCGGCTGGATCATGTCGATAGCTCAGGGCGGCGGCGGCGAGCAGAAGGAGAGTAATCTGATCACGCTTCTGCGCGACACCAACCGGGATGGACAGGTGGACGAGCGCAGGGACCTGCTGACCGGCCTTCACTCGCCTTTCGGCGTCGCGTGGTTTGACGGGACGCTCTATGTGGCAGCGGCCGACGCGATCCTGGCCTATCCCTACGAACTTGGACAAACGGAAATCGCGGCCGAGCCGACCGTGCTGACGCCGCTGCCGGGCGGGCCGATCAATCACCACTGGACCAAAGACCTCGCGATGAGCCCCGATGGCCGTTTCCTCTATGCCTCGGTGGGCTCAAACTCCAATGTCGCCGAACGCGGTCTGGAGGCTGAGAAGGGCCGCGCCGCGATCTGGCAGGTGGACCGCGAGACCGGTGCGGCGCGCATCTACGCTTCGGGCCTGCGCAACCCCAACGGCCTGACCATTCATCCCGAGACCGGCGTACTGTGGACCGTCGTAAACGAACGCGACGAGCTTGGCCCCAACCTCGTGCCGGATTATCTGACATCAGTGCAGGAGGGTGCGTTCTACGGCTGGCCTTGGAGCTATTACGCAGACCACGTAGACGAGCGCGTGCATCCTGCGCGACCGGACATGGTAGAGAAGGCGATCGCGCCCGACTACGCGCTGTCCAGCCATGTCGCGGCGCTTGGCCTGGCATTCTCCAACGGCTCCGCCTTGCCGGAGCCTTTCACGAACGGCGCCTTCATCGGCGAGCACGGCAGCTGGAACCGCAACGTCTTCAACGGCTACAAGGTGGTCTATGTGCCGTTCGCGAACGGCAGGCCGGCGGGCAAGGCGCAAGACGTGGTGACCGGCTTTATCGACGGCGACCAGGCGCGCGGCCGACCCGTCGGCGTCGCCATTGACGGAACCGGCGCGCTTCTGATCGCCGACGACGCCGGCAACACTGTCTGGCGCGTGGCGGCGGCAGACGGCTCGATCACACCGGAGCCTATCCCTTCGGACCGGATCGCGACTGGCGTCGCCGGTGAGGCGGGAACTTCGCCGGGAGTCTCGCCGCCACCCGCTGGAGCGAGCGTTGAGCCGCCGTCCGAAACGCAGGCGCCCGCGACACAGTCGCCAGACGCTCAACCGACCGCACCCGCCGGCGACACTTCGCCCCCGTCCGGCGGCGCAGAGGCGCCTACCCCATCGCAGACGGAAATCGCACCAGCGGTCCTGCCAGACCGCGCTGTACAGGAAGATCCGGCGCAGTAG
- a CDS encoding glycine betaine/L-proline ABC transporter ATP-binding protein has product MFFRIPPLRIPQSKVDMQVKVSAKNIFKIFGIEPHRGLELLKQGRSKEEIFEATGQTVGVQDASFDVEEGQIFVVMGLSGSGKSTLVRMINGLIEPSAGQIIIDGDDVANCSAARLRDIRRNKVSMVFQHFALFPHKTVAENVAFGLKIKGMPAEERRRRAIEALAQVGLESRADSYPDELSGGMQQRVGLARGLAAEPEILLMDEPFSALDPLIRRDMQEELLELQRTLKKTIIFITHDLNEALILGNQIAIMRNGRFVQTGTAEEIVANPADDYVAAFTQDIDRSRVFTAASVAGPADAVQLSTDTAKIAIERMEAAGSDAIYVLDGERIAGAVTYRDLTALMRDNGGALASALITDFPSARRSTPLFELYPLAQSGLPIAVTNRKGHLDGVIAPQAVFAKLAGETAAAA; this is encoded by the coding sequence ATGTTTTTCCGAATACCTCCACTCCGGATTCCTCAATCGAAAGTAGACATGCAAGTTAAAGTATCAGCCAAAAACATTTTTAAGATATTCGGAATAGAACCTCATCGAGGTCTTGAGCTGCTCAAGCAGGGCCGCTCCAAGGAAGAAATTTTCGAGGCAACCGGGCAGACTGTCGGCGTCCAGGACGCCAGTTTCGACGTCGAAGAAGGCCAGATCTTTGTAGTCATGGGACTTTCCGGGTCGGGCAAGTCGACGCTCGTTCGGATGATCAACGGCCTCATCGAGCCTAGTGCCGGGCAAATCATCATCGATGGCGACGATGTCGCCAATTGTTCGGCCGCGCGCCTTCGCGACATCCGCCGAAACAAGGTTTCGATGGTCTTTCAGCACTTCGCACTGTTTCCGCACAAGACCGTCGCGGAGAACGTCGCGTTCGGCCTCAAGATCAAGGGCATGCCTGCTGAGGAGCGTCGTAGGCGCGCCATCGAAGCGCTTGCACAGGTCGGCCTGGAGTCTCGTGCCGACAGCTATCCCGATGAATTGTCTGGCGGCATGCAGCAGCGAGTCGGTCTGGCCCGCGGACTGGCGGCGGAGCCGGAAATCCTCCTCATGGACGAGCCTTTCAGCGCTCTCGACCCTCTCATCCGGCGCGATATGCAAGAAGAACTGCTCGAGCTGCAGCGGACGCTGAAAAAGACCATCATTTTCATCACCCACGATCTCAATGAGGCGCTCATCCTCGGCAACCAGATCGCAATCATGCGGAACGGACGTTTCGTGCAGACCGGAACGGCCGAAGAGATTGTCGCGAATCCTGCCGACGACTACGTCGCTGCCTTTACTCAGGATATCGACCGTTCGCGCGTCTTCACGGCAGCCAGTGTCGCCGGACCTGCCGACGCAGTGCAGCTATCAACCGACACTGCAAAGATCGCCATCGAGCGCATGGAGGCTGCCGGAAGCGACGCGATCTACGTGCTCGACGGCGAGCGCATTGCAGGCGCAGTCACCTATCGAGATCTGACGGCCTTGATGCGTGACAATGGTGGTGCACTGGCAAGTGCGTTGATCACCGACTTTCCATCGGCAAGGCGCAGCACGCCGCTCTTCGAGCTGTATCCCTTGGCGCAATCGGGTTTGCCGATCGCCGTCACGAACCGAAAGGGCCACCTGGACGGCGTCATCGCGCCACAGGCCGTGTTCGCAAAGCTCGCTGGCGAAACCGCTGCGGCAGCCTGA
- a CDS encoding DUF4334 domain-containing protein, translating into MTGRWRGTGLHTGHPLDGLLEWLNWYGKSFETPEIVHPLLFLGRSGDIFSIDPARVPLHWVLRGPMLARSRAARKLFAVSRYLLRSGGPTARLRKIEHRGVTSAAIVYDRQPIIDYLRRIDDDRVLGIMDLRFMPQPFFFLLARDGFERAG; encoded by the coding sequence ATGACCGGCAGATGGCGTGGAACAGGCCTTCACACCGGACATCCGCTCGACGGCCTGCTTGAATGGTTGAATTGGTACGGCAAGTCTTTTGAGACGCCCGAGATCGTCCATCCGCTGCTCTTTCTCGGCAGGAGCGGTGACATATTCTCCATCGATCCGGCACGAGTTCCGCTCCATTGGGTGTTGCGCGGGCCGATGCTCGCCCGCAGCCGCGCCGCGCGAAAACTTTTCGCGGTGTCGCGTTATCTTCTGCGATCCGGTGGTCCCACCGCGCGGCTGCGAAAGATCGAGCATCGAGGAGTAACCAGCGCCGCCATCGTCTACGATCGTCAGCCTATCATCGATTACCTTCGCAGGATCGACGACGATCGCGTTCTTGGCATCATGGATCTGCGGTTCATGCCGCAGCCCTTCTTCTTTCTGCTTGCTCGCGACGGGTTTGAACGAGCCGGCTAG
- the proX gene encoding glycine betaine/L-proline ABC transporter substrate-binding protein ProX, protein MKRLHLSQFLMVGVSAAALWAAPISLATAQEMPGEGTTVNMAQATWDTGWFHAEIYKQLLQKLGYEVEGPTTLDNPPFYQAVSQGDLDLWINGWFPLHNTYESTFSQGAEKVGYVAEGGALEGYLVDKASVEKFNIKTLDDFKRPEVKEAFDRNDDGKADLVACPPGWGCEVNIEHHLDAYGLRDHVNPIKAGYAASMADAIAAHEQGEPILFYTWTPNWTVNELVPGEDVMWIEVPKVDLPEEMAELEDAATLAGVKGCVADPCKLGFPANDIRPVANSSFLEENPAAKALLDEVKIPLDAIFAQNAKMNAGEGDPEDIQRHASEWIEANSELVDGWLKSAREAAM, encoded by the coding sequence ATGAAGAGATTACATCTCTCGCAATTCCTGATGGTCGGCGTATCGGCCGCGGCCCTTTGGGCGGCGCCGATTTCCCTCGCCACTGCACAGGAAATGCCCGGCGAAGGCACCACCGTGAATATGGCGCAAGCCACATGGGACACGGGCTGGTTCCATGCCGAGATCTACAAGCAGCTTCTGCAGAAGCTTGGATACGAAGTCGAAGGACCGACCACGCTCGACAATCCGCCCTTTTACCAGGCGGTCTCGCAAGGCGATCTCGATCTGTGGATCAACGGATGGTTCCCGCTCCACAACACCTATGAGAGCACCTTCTCGCAAGGCGCTGAAAAGGTCGGCTACGTTGCCGAAGGCGGCGCTCTGGAAGGCTATCTCGTCGACAAGGCTTCGGTGGAGAAGTTCAACATCAAGACTCTTGACGATTTCAAGCGTCCGGAGGTCAAGGAAGCCTTTGACCGTAACGATGACGGCAAGGCCGACCTGGTCGCCTGTCCGCCCGGCTGGGGTTGCGAGGTCAACATCGAGCATCACCTCGACGCCTACGGACTCCGCGACCACGTCAATCCCATCAAGGCAGGCTATGCCGCCTCTATGGCAGATGCGATCGCCGCTCATGAACAGGGTGAGCCGATCCTGTTCTACACCTGGACGCCCAACTGGACGGTCAACGAACTGGTTCCGGGCGAGGACGTGATGTGGATCGAGGTTCCAAAAGTCGACCTGCCGGAAGAAATGGCTGAACTCGAAGATGCAGCCACGCTTGCAGGCGTGAAAGGCTGCGTGGCCGATCCATGCAAGCTCGGGTTCCCGGCAAACGACATTCGCCCGGTCGCGAACTCGTCGTTCCTGGAGGAGAACCCGGCCGCCAAGGCACTGTTGGACGAAGTGAAGATCCCTCTCGACGCAATCTTTGCCCAGAACGCAAAGATGAATGCCGGCGAAGGCGACCCAGAAGACATCCAGCGGCACGCATCGGAGTGGATCGAGGCAAACAGCGAGTTGGTTGACGGTTGGCTTAAAAGCGCACGCGAAGCTGCAATGTAA
- a CDS encoding FAD-dependent oxidoreductase, producing the protein MKRPENNRPFWFPSDENAKTYPPLADSISVDVAIVGGGIVGLTAAHLLAGSGKSVAVLEARQIGRQATGRSTAKVTSQHGQRYDRLIRDIGRDDARIYAQANEHAVEKIRTLVETLQLDCGLKQMAAFVYGETEDEAASLRKEAEAASSLGLPASFVTEVDLPFPVTGAVRFDGQAQFDPYRYLLGLAEVVSREAMLFEKSRVTDVEHGEPCIVKTDGGSVTADRVIVATQMPIVHDGHFYAKAFPFAHPIVAAPMPAGHVLDGMFISVGSPTHSLRSAERDGKSYLIAVGGEFRTGVTEDELAMVSDLQAFLKSTFGVESLSHSWINEDFRPMDDLPFVGRASSAKPHFFVAVGFDAWGVTQATVAAGIIADLERANEAAEIFDATRLRPVSGGPTFVSENVKTGIRLVGDRLFKQRVQEIESIAAGQGGIVEIDGEQLAVVKDDQGVVSALSAVCTHLGCIVGWNEVDRTWDCPCHGSRFDRQGQVISGPAVSPLETRELGAALRKAAGHRG; encoded by the coding sequence ATGAAACGCCCCGAAAACAACCGGCCGTTCTGGTTTCCATCAGACGAGAATGCAAAAACCTATCCGCCGCTCGCGGACAGCATCTCAGTGGACGTCGCGATTGTCGGCGGCGGGATTGTCGGGCTGACGGCGGCGCATCTGCTGGCCGGATCGGGCAAGAGCGTAGCTGTGCTCGAGGCGCGCCAGATCGGCCGACAGGCGACCGGCAGGTCGACCGCCAAGGTCACCTCTCAGCACGGCCAGCGCTATGATCGCCTGATCCGGGACATCGGGCGGGACGACGCTCGCATTTATGCCCAAGCCAATGAGCATGCGGTTGAGAAGATCCGCACGCTGGTGGAGACCCTGCAACTCGATTGCGGACTGAAGCAGATGGCCGCATTCGTCTATGGCGAGACGGAAGACGAAGCCGCGTCGCTGAGGAAAGAAGCGGAAGCGGCTTCCAGCCTCGGCTTGCCGGCTTCGTTCGTGACCGAGGTGGATCTGCCGTTCCCGGTCACAGGCGCCGTGCGCTTCGATGGTCAGGCGCAATTCGATCCTTATCGCTATCTGCTGGGCCTTGCCGAGGTAGTGTCCCGCGAAGCAATGCTATTCGAAAAGAGTCGGGTAACGGATGTCGAACACGGCGAACCGTGCATTGTAAAGACGGACGGCGGCTCGGTCACCGCAGACCGCGTGATCGTCGCAACGCAGATGCCGATCGTTCACGACGGCCACTTCTACGCCAAGGCCTTTCCCTTCGCTCACCCGATCGTGGCGGCTCCTATGCCGGCTGGCCATGTACTGGATGGCATGTTCATCAGTGTGGGGTCGCCGACGCATTCATTGAGAAGCGCCGAAAGGGACGGGAAGAGCTACCTGATCGCTGTGGGCGGCGAGTTCAGGACCGGCGTGACCGAGGACGAGCTTGCGATGGTCAGCGACCTGCAGGCCTTCCTCAAGTCGACGTTCGGGGTTGAGAGCCTCTCCCATTCCTGGATCAACGAGGATTTCCGACCGATGGATGATCTTCCGTTCGTCGGGCGCGCAAGTTCCGCAAAACCGCATTTCTTCGTGGCGGTGGGGTTCGACGCCTGGGGCGTCACGCAGGCCACCGTGGCCGCCGGGATCATCGCCGACCTCGAACGGGCGAACGAAGCCGCCGAAATATTCGATGCCACTCGCCTGCGGCCGGTGAGCGGCGGGCCTACATTCGTCTCAGAGAACGTCAAGACCGGGATAAGGCTGGTCGGGGACCGCTTGTTCAAGCAGCGGGTGCAAGAGATCGAGAGCATAGCAGCCGGGCAGGGCGGTATCGTCGAAATCGACGGCGAACAGCTTGCCGTCGTTAAGGACGATCAAGGCGTAGTCAGCGCTCTGTCAGCCGTGTGCACCCATCTCGGTTGCATCGTCGGCTGGAATGAGGTGGACCGGACCTGGGATTGCCCCTGCCACGGATCGCGCTTCGACAGGCAAGGACAGGTCATCAGCGGGCCGGCGGTTTCGCCGCTCGAAACACGGGAACTGGGCGCTGCTTTGCGCAAAGCCGCAGGTCACCGCGGGTGA